The following proteins are encoded in a genomic region of Anguilla anguilla isolate fAngAng1 chromosome 15, fAngAng1.pri, whole genome shotgun sequence:
- the cdadc1 gene encoding cytidine and dCMP deaminase domain-containing protein 1, which translates to MATTDTSLVKRNREESRVVCSCKCDRRDVSTQTDTKVRGHGPRLSKVNLFTLLSLWMELFPRNKPQLKNATAQPRVTGLVVVQDRNVIGLHCSSAELHVGQVAVIKHGRRLKGCDLYFSRKPCATCLKMIVNAGVNRVSYWPGDPELSLLLLSDDGGGGKSGPADGQARAVPDDAELDAKAAERLKSNSRTHVCVLLQPLPGDMQQFAAETSAGGDFLERVAEDGGGLDAAELFAAQRERRLEDLTAAFFVPDKGLHRGVLRRMGLETFCTEPSFSNLRQHMRDLIGVLASVASSVPDPRMGYGFHARDRAEGPGPGLGLPQDVSRHCIVQARLLAYRTEDPKVGVGAVIWAEGKSDRCDGTGRMYLVGCGYNAYPAGSEYAEFPQMDTTQEDRQKRKYRYILHAEQSALIFRCAEIKEDENTMLFVTKCPCDECVPLIVAAGIKQVYTTDLDSGKDKHDISYLKFDCLQGVQKFVWQRNTQAGDVSELPKHSLSNGCVRNCETTAEEGHCTKKARF; encoded by the exons ATGGCAACAACAGACACTTCGCTGGTTAAAAGGAATCGAGAAGAAAGTCGCGTCGTTTGTTCTTGCAAATGCGATAGGCGCGATGTGAGCACACAGACCGATACGAAAGTACGAG GTCATGGACCCCGACTTTCCAAAGTCAATCTGTTCACCCTGCTGAGCCTTTGGATGGAACTTTTCCCCAGGAATAAACCCCAACTGAAAAATGCAACCGCACAA ccACGAGTCACGGGTCTGGTGGTGGTCCAGGACCGCAACGTGATTGGCCTGCACTGCTCCAGTGCCGAGCTGCACGTGGGGCAGGTGGCGGTCATCAAACATGGCCGGAGGCTGAAGGGCTGTGACCTGTATTTCTCCAGGAAGCCCTGCGCCACCTGTCTGAAGATGATCGTCAACG CCGGTGTGAACCGGGTGTCCTACTGGCCCGGCGACCCCGAGCTCAGCCTGCTGTTGCTTAgcgacgacggcggcggcggcaagAGCGGCCCGGCCGACGGGCAGGCGCGGGCCGTCCCCGACGACGCCGAGCTGGACGCCAAAGCGGCCGAGCGCCTGAAGTCCAACAGCCGCACGCACGTGTGCGTGCTGCTGCAGCCGCTGCCCGGGGACATGCAGCAGTTCGCGGCCGAGACGTCGGCCGGCGGCGACTTCCTGGAGCGCGTGGCGGAGGACGGCGGCGGGCTGGACGCGGCGGAGCTGTTCGCCGCCCAGCGCGAGCGGCGCCTGGAGGACCTCACCGCCGCCTTCTTCGTCCCGGACAAGGGCCTGCACCGGGGCGTCCTGCGGCGCATGGGCCTGGAGACCTTCTGCACGGAGCCCTCCTTTAGCAACCTGCGGCAGCACATGCGCGACCTGATCGGGGTGCTGGCCTCGGTCGCCTCCAGCGTCCCGGACCCCCGGATGGGGTACGGCTTCCACGCGCGGGACCGCGCGGAAGGGCCCGGGCCCGGGCTGGGGCTGCCCCAGGACGTCTCCCGGCACTGCATCGTACAGGCCCGACTGCTGGCCTACAGGACGG AGGACCCGAAAGTTGGAGTGGGTGCTGTGATCTGGGCTGAAGGGAAGTCT GATCGCTGTGACGGGACGGGGCGCATGTACCTGGTGGGGTGCGGCTACAACGCCTATCCGGCGGGTTCGGAGTACGCCGAATTTCCCCAGATGGACACCACGCAGGAGGACCGTCAGAAAAGGAAGTACAGATACATCCTCCACGCGGAGCAGAGCGCGCTCATATTCAG GTGTGCAGAGATCAAGGAGGACGAGAACACGATGCTGTTCGTCACAAAATGTCCGTGCGACGAGTGTGTCCCCCTGATAGTGGCCGCTGGAATCAAACAGGTGTACACCACGGACCTGGACAGCGGCAAAGACAAGCACGACATCTCCTACCTCAAGTTTGACTGCCTCCAGGGGGTGCAGAAATTCGTA TGGCAAAGAAATACGCAAGCTGGAGATGTTTCAGAACTACCCAAACATTCGTTATCAA ATGGTTGTGTCCGGAACTGTGAGACTACTGCTGAAGAGGGTCACTGCACTAAGAAAGCTCGCTTTTAA